From one Nematostella vectensis chromosome 7, jaNemVect1.1, whole genome shotgun sequence genomic stretch:
- the LOC5511838 gene encoding tubulin polyglutamylase TTLL5: MPQPVFKDYSDTESHPGIAPEGEEEGEDKTSDITKTVSTPGTTSFSFIRWCGATKKIPILNFSAQVLLLGLPPELKPQAEKFHLSYKFVKTECKLVRSILNSHAFREVHPNSSNFNLMWTGSHLKPHSLRGMQDFQKINHFPRSYELTRKDRLYKNIQRLQHSKGLKHFDFIPNSFVLPEEYNEFYAAFMKERGHWIVKPVASSRGRGIFLISHPSQVPLDDHLLVCRYITNPLLIDGFKFDVRLYIGVTCYDPLRIYLYEEGLSRFATVKYDKSGKNIRNSCMHLTNYSVNKKSENFVSCQDPEVEDYGNKWSMSAMLRFLKHKGIDTTALMMRIEDVVVKTIIAGELPIASACKMFMPHPGNCFEIYGFDILIDENLRPWLLEVNLSPSLACDSPLDLKIKSHLVTDMFNLIGFVAHDPLIRRPNGTRRVPDYAAARNKKYQKQRTQSAGALSTSGLRPTSAAARRKAVDEELTLTPEESRILRQTKEEYARRGGFVRIFPSSESWELYGSFLEHRTTHNHLLHSKLFPGRKSSLQARPSTASLSSATARAKSLTMYKSNSSLNSTSAVELPQPTLVGPDELSISLRISCYERKLDSWSTAVMHTKRVQETRPPSSVDTPSQSSTRPSINSDLSRTRPEGEADKPRVQDTPPLPKDEKPPVSAIAQPEIKPAIAVPTAHSATRPPRPQASQETVSKRALSAQPRFKAVRVDDIMEKCGTLTKLQARQAFAMYLQRVQQRLIQEASYDSDDSTGSPRQDEQMSLVIRFLKKAAGNLQQPFKVVIPSRKLALHDRRRILAKQLGDFVHVYGKETAQIQRRHDINRAYGLLRTAEPSGEIPDEEFKIFMAIASETELEDLLTRYTKLNKNASVFLGGRPERASDSEDKERTVLQRRKEAQTNHIRASSTTGFEKPGSKPLDDLSSTSPGAMVERHARALTAVSAYGASVALNKGKQRPASARPSFQAFTDNKPVRATRPFSAKISRDHPSPDGSGDSMSREKVLSRIHQRARVASAPEHRDQRYQMANEHAVADVLERLARRQSARNYSALNTTGSPSNWDQLFRKLDFNPDTSSQKPGEDGYITLMSHKPESRGTKRELRDSHLLSIDKHSDPIERLRDTHAKETRHFENDSMSHARNSRDRHVNADETFKSFVDFSSGLPNGEQVSRSFSSETAVHKHTGAGGRSIKVEIPSAELGTRPVKQTADVIREQKGPISREDYNKHIRLLSQKLMEEKIKSQPCLPHPPVGPSPARKTISAKRMASLTASPHFAYDVVTGSSDADSYSLDDYT; this comes from the exons ATGCCACAGCCTGTATTCAAGGACTACTCAGACACCGAGTCTCACCCTGGTATTGCTCCTGAGGGGGAGGAAGAAGGGGAAGACAAGACGTCAGACATCACTAAAACTGTGTCCACACCTGGGACAACGAG TTTCAGTTTTATCCGATGGTGTGGAGCGACCAAAAAGATTCCAATTCTAAACTTTTCTGCACAAGTTCTTTTGCTTGGTCTTCCTCCTGAACTAAAGCCACAGGCAG AAAAGTTTCACCTGTCATATAAGTTTGTAAAGACGGAATGCAAACTTGTAAGGAGCATTCTCAACAGTCATGCATTTAGAGAG GTCCACCCTAACAGCTCCAATTTCAACCTGATGTGGACTGGATCTCATCTCAAGCCACACTCTCTCAGGGGAATGCAGGATTTCCAGAAGATCAACCACTTTCCAAG ATCTTATGAACTAACAAGAAAGGACAGGCTTTACAAGAATATACAAAGACTTCAGCATTCAAAA GGTCTCAAGCATTTTGACTTCATACCTAATAGCTTTGTACTCCCAGAAGAGTACAACGAATTCTATG CTGCCTTCATGAAGGAACGAGGTCACTGGATTGTCAAGCCTGTTGCATCTTCCAGGGGAAGAGGAATCTTCCTTATCAGTCAT cctAGTCAAGTTCCGCTTGATGACCATCTTCTGGTGTGCAGATATATCACCAACCCACTGCTTATCGATG GCTTTAAGTTTGATGTGAGGTTGTACATTGGTGTGACATGTTATGATCCCCTGAGGATCTACTTATATGAGGAAGGACTGTCAAG ATTTGCTACCGTGAAGTATGACAAGTCAGGGAAGAACATCCGTAACTCTTGTATGCATCTCACTAACTACAGCGTCAACAAGAAGAGTGAGAACTTTGTCAG TTGTCAAGACCCTGAGGTTGAGGACTATGGTAACAAGTGGAGCATGAGTGCAATGCTGAGGTTTCTCAAGCACAAAGGCATCGACACTACAG CTTTGATGATGCGTATCGAGGATGTTGTAGTGAAGACCATTATTGCTGGCGAGTTGCCTATTGCGTCTGCTTGCAAGATGTTCATGCCACATCCTGGTAACTGCTTTG AGATCTATGGGTTTGACATTCTAATTGACGAAAATCTTCGTCCATGGTTGTTAGAGGTGAACCTTTCACCATCATTGGCATG TGATTCTCCACTGGACCTGAAAATTAAGTCCCATCTTGTGACAGACATGTTCAACTTGATTGGATTTGTTGCCCACGATCCCCTCATACGGCGACCAAATGGCACACGAAGAGTGCCAGACTATGCTGCTGCCAGGAATAAGAAGTACCAG AAACAACGTACTCAATCTGCTGGGGCACTTTCGACTTCTGGCCTGCGGCCAACTTCTGCAGCGGCTCGTCGTAAGGCTGTGGACGAAGAACTCACCCTGACTCCCGAGGAGAGCAGGATTCTTCGTCAGACCAAGGAGGAGTATGCCAGACGAGGAGGCTTCGTCCGCATCTTTCCTTCTTCCGAATCATGGGAACTCTATGG CTCATTCCTAGAGCACCGTACTACCCACAACCACCTGCTCCACAGCAAACTATTCCCAGGTCGCAAGTCCAGCCTTCAGGCGCGGCCAAGCACGGCAAGCTTGTCATCCGCCACAGCCCGGGCCAA GAGCCTGACGATGTATAAAAGCAACAGCTCTCTTAACTCGACTTCTGCTGTGGAACTGCCCCAG CCTACGCTGGTAGGGCCTGACGAGCTCAGTATTTCTCTACGGATCTCCTGCTATGAGAGGAAATTGGACAGCTGG AGTACTGCTGTGATGCACACGAAGCGTGTGCAAGAGACCAGACCGCCAAGCTCAG TGGATACACCCAGCCAGTCTTCAACAAGACCAAGCATTAATTCTGACCTTTCTCGAACAAGACCCGAGGGGGAGGCAGACAAACCACGCGTCCAggacacccctcccctccctaaaG ATGAGAAGCCCCCAGTGTCAGCCATAGCACAACCTGAAATCAAACCGGCCATTGCAGTGCCTACAGCCCATTCTGCCACTCGGCCACCCAGACCACAGGCTTCTCAAGAGACCGTCTCTAAGCGTGCGTTGTCTGCTCAACCTCGTTTTAAAGCCGTGCGCGTCGATGACATCATGGAGAAGTGCGGGACTTTGAC GAAGCTCCAAGCGCGGCAAGCATTTGCGATGTACCTACAACGCGTCCAGCAGAGGCTAATACAGGAAGCAAG CTACGACTCAGACGACTCCACAGGCTCACCGAGACAAGACGAACAAATG tCTCTTGTGATTCGTTTTCTTAAAAAAGCCGCCGGGAACCTTCAGCAGCCGTTCAAGGTCGTCATTCCTAGTCGCAAGTTAGCCCTGCATGACAG GCGTCGCATCCTAGCAAAGCAACTTGGAGACTTCGTGCATGTGTATGGAAAG GAGACTGCCCAGATTCAACGTCGCCATGACATCAATCGCGCATATGGTCTTCTGCGCACCGCTGAGCCAAGTGGTGAGATACCGGACGAGGAATTCAAAATCTTCATGGCAATTGCAAG CGAAACAGAGCTGGAGGACCTGTTAACTCGTTACACCAAGCTTAACAAGAACGCGAGCGTGTTCCTGGGAGGTCGGCCCGAGCGCGCAAGTGACAGCGAGGATAAGGAGAGAACAGTGCTGCAGAGAAGGAAAGAGGCGCAGACAAACCATATCAGGGC GTCTAGCACAACAGGTTTCGAGAAGCCTGGGTCTAAGCCACTTGACGACCTCAGCAGTACTAGTCCTGGCGCCATGGTGGAACGTCATGCGCGTGCGCTCACAGCGGTATCTGCTTACGGTGCATCGGTGGCACTTAACAAGGGCAAACAGAGGCCAGCTTCGGCAAGGCCCTCTTTTCAAG CCTTCACAGACAACAAGCCTGTACGGGCCACGAGGCCATTCTCGGCCAAGATATCACGTGATCATCCGAGCCCCGACGGATCTGGAGACTCTATGTCTCGTGAGAAAG TCTTGTCACGCATTCACCAGAGGGCACGTGTTGCCTCCGCACCTGAACATCGTGACCAGC GTTATCAAATGGCGAACGAGCATGCAGTAGCTGACGTACTTGAGCGACTCGCTAGGCGCCAGTCGGCGCGCAACTATTCCGCACTCAATACCACAGGCAGTCCGAGCAACTGGGACCAGCTCTTTCGCAAGCTCGACTTTAATCCTGACACGAGCTCACAAAAACCCGGGGAAGATGGCTACATAACCCTTATGAGCCATAAACCCGAATCGCGTGGAACTAAAAGGGAACTGCGTGACAGTCATTTACTCTCAATTGACAAGCATAGTGACCCTATTGAACGCTTGCGTGACACTCACGCCAAAGAGACTCGTCATTTTGAAAACGACAGTATGAGTCACGCAAGGAACTCTCGCGATCGTCACGTAAATGCAGACGAAACATTCAAATCGTTCGTCGACTTCAGTTCTGGCTTGCCTAACGGCGAGCAAGTGTCCAGATCATTCAGCTCGGAGACCGCTGTGCACAAGCACACAGGCGCTGGGGGGAGGTCAATAAAGGTAGAGATACCGAGCGCGGAGCTGGGGACTAGGCCCGTAAAGCAAACTGCTGACGTAATTAGGGAACAAAAGGGCCCAATCTCTCGCGAGGACTACAACAAGCACATCCGGTTGCTGAGTCAGAAGCTGATGGAAGAGAAGATAAAGTCACAGCCCTGCCTGCCACACCCACCGGTCGGGCCCTCGCCTGCCAGGAAGACCATCAGCGCTAAACGAATGGCCAG TCTGACGGCTAGTCCGCACTTCGCGTATGACGTTGTAACTGGTTCATCTGATGCGGATTCGTACAGCTTAGACGACTACACATAA
- the LOC116617998 gene encoding uncharacterized protein LOC116617998, with product MASSQQAPNKVLSSSRQSLFYLFCACVVLIVIGTIAMMNFGYVNPIKFPSVSGIYDKIQSLNVSYLTAAANQIPCQCPPCVTYAPCLCKARRQECPTPPSCPPRKTTFLPFKRDVARRLGDINTALLRNFKKKQPPEEYLLLKLEALIAELDMGYKHSKIVEVVKEMPKELKSDEKLDVCPEKYLGEKKGYPFFQTGWVKTNCTNVKPLPEVITVLLNTVEYPKPYEGHIEIVLNGIASNYPGVHVYMAPKNEEIAKLADKFQNVTAIKIGNNTKYGKIWNQLVSMVKTPYTLVGRDLVHFNWMARLERQIRMIYELEHVGIVGGSFRNWTGHWRIGCRQTKKRNYVLEYEEGYYYSARSCMFCDDLEGPFVSKTEILRKAEFGEKLPTELVFEDFFLRVLETGYFVMNCPDAMYFNVDYTTERKRSDPKIWRFFASKWIFVRIILPGEVKHVLSCQDIGYRCRTSVTKYALMPACCLEQYGRALKFFHNFCERNNVLYELDAGSVLAAVKFRGFIPWDLDGDMSMSSYNFSFVRKHQDYFRNHGFNLNGYSQPKWVNGTIVKRRKGYLVYHSPDIYTEINGWPSVSGSHFAPPELQDPLFYTKCLMNGYWVNCMYSPGLFARNRYGLDVLKHSQSWLQVGNMGSSWSRYKPGRFLPCKYPYFHACLDKFPADGNLPFMVT from the coding sequence ATGGCGTCATCACAACAAGCCCCCAACAAGGTTCTCTCAAGCAGTCGCCAATCGCTATTTTACcttttctgcgcatgcgtggtGCTTATCGTTATCGGAACGATTGCGATGATGAACTTCGGTTACGTGAATCCGATCAAGTTCCCATCGGTCAGCGGTATATACGACAAGATCCAGAGCTTGAACGTCAGTTACCTTACGGCAGCAGCCAATCAAATTCCTTGTCAGTGCCCACCTTGCGTGACGTATGCTCCTTGCTTGTGCAAAGCACGTCGACAAGAATGCCCTACCCCACCCTCCTGCCCACCAAGGAAAACAACCTTCCTCCCCTTCAAGAGAGACGTTGCGAGAAGACTAGGGGACATCAACACGGCACTCCTGCGGAATTTCAAGAAGAAACAACCTCCCGAAgaatatttattattgaaattagAAGCCCTTATAGCGGAGCTAGATATGGGGTACAAACATAGCAAAATTGTCGAAGTAGTCAAGGAAATGCCGAAGGAACTGAAATCCGACGAGAAACTTGATGTATGCCCAGAAAAATATCTCGGCGAGAAAAAAGGTTATCCTTTCTTTCAAACCGGGTGGGTTAAGACGAATTGCACTAATGTGAAGCCCCTTCCCGAGGTGATAACAGTGCTATTGAATACAGTAGAGTACCCGAAGCCTTACGAAGGACACATTGAAATCGTCTTGAATGGTATTGCGTCTAACTACCCTGGGGTACATGTCTACATGGCTccaaaaaatgaagaaatcgCAAAGCTCGCggataaattccaaaatgtgaCCGCGATAAAAATAGGAAACAACACCAAATATGGTAAAATCTGGAACCAGCTAGTTTCTATGGTGAAGACTCCGTATACACTAGTCGGACGGGACTTGGTGCATTTTAATTGGATGGCGCGTCTTGAGCGACAGATACGCATGATTTACGAACTAGAGCATGTCGGGATAGTAGGTGGCTCTTTCCGTAACTGGACAGGACACTGGCGGATCGGTTGTCGACAGACGAAGAAAAGGAACTATGTCTTGGAATACGAAGAAGGTTATTACTATTCCGCCAGATCTTGTATGTTTTGTGACGACTTAGAGGGCCCTTTTGTATCCAAAACTGAAATTCTAAGAAAAGCAGAATTCGGGGAAAAGCTACCAACAGAACTGGTATTCGAAGATTTTTTTCTGCGCGTTTTAGAGACAGGTTACTTTGTCATGAATTGCCCCGACGCTATGTACTTCAACGTTGATTACACAACCGAAAGGAAACGCAGTGATCCAAAGATATGGCGGTTTTTTGCTTCCAAATGGATATTTGTACGTATAATTCTCCCTGGTGAAGTCAAACACGTGTTGAGTTGTCAAGACATTGGTTACAGATGTAGGACGAGTGTTACTAAGTACGCCTTGATGCCTGCGTGTTGTTTAGAGCAATATGGACGCGCGTTGAAGTTTTTCCACAACTTCTGCGAGCGCAACAACGTTTTGTATGAGCTCGATGCGGGCTCTGTGCTCGCTGCCGTGAAATTCAGGGGGTTTATTCCCTGGGATCTAGACGGCGACATGTCAATGTCGTcatataatttttcttttgtacGCAAACACCAGGACTATTTCCGCAATCATGGATTCAACTTGAATGGCTACTCACAGCCGAAGTGGGTGAACGGCACAATAGTAAAAAGACGTAAGGGATATTTAGTGTACCATAGCCCTGATATTTATACAGAAATCAACGGTTGGCCTTCGGTATCAGGCTCTCACTTTGCACCACCTGAGCTTCAAGATCCGCTGTTTTACACTAAGTGCCTTATGAATGGTTATTGGGTGAACTGTATGTATAGTCCAGGGCTGTTTGCACGTAATCGGTATGGTCTAGACGTGCTGAAACATTCGCAAAGCTGGCTTCAAGTCGGGAACATGGGCTCGAGCTGGAGTCGGTATAAACCAGGACGGTTTCTACCATGTAAATACCCGTACTTTCACGCGTGCCTGGATAAATTTCCCGCAGACGGTAATCTACCATTTATGGTAACATGA
- the LOC5511843 gene encoding histamine H2 receptor, producing MWNNSSSAVSVNSPLFTTHDSIYILVMLVLSAILFVTGIVLNVLVCFVMIRSKRHKKTLSNLFITHLAITDIIFRLSTPGLVYNMIRPLDTISKWDHVICVLSSLVFQICCTATFASLSIIALDRYLHIIYPLKALKRKPKPWLVVLFLWMYSLIASAMYIVTLKILKNQVDGMGETSCDIENDVLGSITIIVYVTLTFIVPVVTMTFAYTSIFVTLSRRCRSGFAANATKAKIRSARMLVLVVSNMIICWGPLMFHSLLVKIGVSGYDKRVSLLVFIATITLQFMASVINPILYSLYNKAFKDDLQAVCCC from the coding sequence ATGTGGAATAATTCGAGTAGTGCAGTGTCTGTAAATTCGCCTTTGTTCACAACACACGATTCCATATACATCCTTGTAATGCTGGTCCTGTCTGCTATCCTATTTGTAACTGGAATCGTCTTGAATGTCCTGGTCTGCTTCGTCATGATTCGCAGCAAACGACACAAGAAAACCCTGAGTAATCTATTCATTACTCACTTAGCGATAACAGATATCATTTTCCGTCTGTCCACGCCAGGGCTGGTTTACAACATGATCCGCCCACTCGATACCATCTCGAAATGGGACCATGTAATCTGCGTTCTTTCTTCTTTGGTATTTCAAATTTGCTGTACCGCTACATTTGCTAGCCTTTCTATCATCGCCTTGGACCGATACCTACACATCATCTACCCTCTAAAAGCCCTGAAGAGAAAACCAAAGCCATGGCTTGTCGTTCTGTTCCTTTGGATGTACTCGCTCATTGCTTCGGCGATGTACATTGTTAcgttaaaaatattaaaaaatcaaGTAGATGGAATGGGAGAAACGTCATGTGACATAGAAAATGACGTGCTAGGCAGCATCACCATTATCGTCTACGTCACATTGACCTTTATTGTTCCCGTAGTAACTATGACGTTTGCATACACGTCAATATTTGTCACTCTGAGTCGGAGATGTCGCAGTGGATTTGCGGCAAATGCCACAAAGGCGAAAATCAGGTCGGCACGAATGCTTGTTTTAGTGGTAAGTAATATGATAATTTGCTGGGGTCCATTGATGTTTCATTCATTACTGGTGAAAATAGGCGTGTCTGGCTATGATAAGCGTGTCTCTCTTCTTGTATTTATCGCCACAATTACACTTCAATTCATGGCTTCTGTTATAAACCCGATTCTCTACTCGCTCTACAACAAAGCCTTCAAAGATGATCTGCAGGCGGTATGCTGCTGTTAG
- the LOC5511840 gene encoding actin-related protein 2 — protein MDANGNSVIVCDNGTGFVKCGYAGSNFPAHIFPSMVGRPIIRSSQKVGDIEVKDLMVGDEASQLRYMLEVNYPMDNGIVRNWDDMKHVWDYTFGESKMNIDPRNTKVLLTEPPLNPMKNREKMIEVMFENYQFEGVYIAIQAVLTLYAQGLLTGVVIDSGDGVTHICPVYEGFALPHLTRRLDIAGRDITKYLIKLMLLRGYAFNHTADFETVRMMKEKLCYVGYNIEQEQKLALETTVLVEQYTLPDGRVVKLSGERFEAPEALFQPHLINVEGVGVAELLFNTIQAADIDTRSEFYKHIVLSGGSTMYPGLPSRLEREIKQLYLERVLKGDTSKLSKFKIRIEDPPRRKHMVFMGGAVLADIMKDKDSFWMTRKEYEEKGVRCLEKLGIQKS, from the exons ATGGACGCGAACGGTAATTCTGTCATCGTATGTGACAATGGAACAGGG ttcGTAAAGTGTGGATATGCCGGATCTAACTTTCCAGCTCACATATTTCCGTCTATGGTTGGACGGCCTATTATTCGTTCCTCTCAAAAAGTTGGAGACATCGAAGTTAAG GATCTTATGGTTGGCGATGAAGCAAGTCAGCTGAGATACATGTTAGAAGTGAATTATCCAATGGATAATGGAATTGTACGAAATTGGGATGACATGAAGCACGTTTGGGATTATACTTTTGGGGAGAGCAAGATGAATATTGACCCTAGGAATACTAAG GTTCTGTTGACCGAACCACCGCTGAATCCTATGAAAAACAGGGAAAAGATGATCGAG gtGATGTTTGAGAACTACCAGTTTGAAGGTGTCTATATCGCCATCCAAGCTGTGTTGACCTTGTATGCACAAG GTCTTTTGACAGGTGTAGTCATTGACTCTGGGGATGGTGTTACCCACATCTGTCCTGTTTATGAAGGCTTTGCCCTTCCACATCTGACCAGGAGACTTGATATTGCTGGCCGTGATATCACAAAGTACCTCATCAAG CTTATGCTGCTCAGAGGCTATGCATTCAACCACACAGCCGACTTTGAGACGGTCAGAATGATGAAAGAGAAGCTGTGTTATGTTGG GTATAACATTGAGCAAGAACAAAAGCTGGCTCTAGAAACCACTGTTCTAGTTGAACAGTACACG CTCCCTGACGGCAGAGTAGTAAAGCTCAGTGGTGAGAGGTTTGAGGCACCGGAAGCCCTGTTCCAGCCACACCTTATCAATGTAGAAGGTGTAGGAGTAGCAGAGCTGTTATTCAACACTATCCAAGCTGCAGATATAGACACCCGGTCTGAGTTCTACAAGCACATCGTCCTGTCTGGCGGCAGCACTATGTACCCTGGTCTACCAAGCAGGCTAGAGCGCGAGATCAAACAGCTCTATCTAGAGAGAGTGCTTAAGGGAGACACTTCCAAGCTATCG AAATTCAAAATTCGAATTGAGGACCCACCAAGAAGAAAGCACATGGTGTTTATGGGCGGAGCAGTGCTGGCAGACATCATGAAGGACAAAGACAGCTTCTGGATGACAAGGAAAGAGTACGAAGAGAAGGGAGTCAGATGTCTGGAGAAGCTAGGCATACAAAAAAGCTAG